Proteins encoded in a region of the Methylobacterium radiotolerans JCM 2831 genome:
- a CDS encoding substrate-binding domain-containing protein, translating to MTSWTVWVRGRFAGRSLRKAALVLVLVAWTLPASATTIAILMPPPALARRLHDGLGEQAQARGVAARFAYAPEGAGEVQIAQVRRFIAEKVDALVVMPVDPTAREEINRLALEADVPLVLIGQGPRTDWFAGRVTHVVPNDLVAGRLQMRKLAQMLGGVGRVAIIAGSPSDPGSVLRQRGAGEVLSVSPGLRLVAETTADGSRASARAAVGGWIARGIGIDAIAAGSDEMALGASDAIEAAGIPVGQILIGGADATADGMQAMQDKRLAVTIYQDAGTQSRRAIDDALGLIRREPVPQYDWVPSELVTDRMSTTHFSR from the coding sequence ATGACATCCTGGACCGTGTGGGTGCGCGGCCGCTTCGCCGGCCGGTCGCTCCGAAAAGCAGCCCTCGTCCTCGTCCTCGTGGCTTGGACGCTGCCGGCCTCGGCTACCACCATCGCGATCCTGATGCCGCCGCCTGCCCTCGCCCGGCGCCTGCACGACGGCCTCGGCGAGCAGGCGCAGGCGCGCGGGGTGGCCGCCCGCTTCGCCTACGCGCCCGAAGGTGCGGGCGAGGTGCAGATCGCGCAGGTGCGGCGGTTCATCGCCGAGAAGGTCGACGCCCTCGTGGTGATGCCGGTCGACCCGACGGCCCGCGAGGAGATCAACCGGCTGGCCCTGGAGGCGGATGTCCCGCTGGTCCTCATCGGCCAGGGCCCGCGCACGGACTGGTTTGCCGGACGCGTCACGCATGTCGTTCCGAACGACCTCGTTGCCGGGCGCCTGCAGATGCGCAAGCTCGCTCAGATGCTGGGCGGGGTCGGGCGCGTCGCGATCATCGCGGGCAGCCCCTCCGACCCCGGCTCAGTGCTCCGCCAGAGGGGCGCCGGGGAGGTGCTCTCGGTGAGCCCGGGCCTCCGTCTCGTCGCGGAGACGACCGCGGATGGAAGCCGCGCGTCGGCGCGGGCCGCCGTCGGCGGGTGGATCGCCCGCGGCATCGGCATCGATGCGATCGCCGCCGGCAGTGACGAGATGGCGCTCGGCGCCTCCGATGCGATCGAGGCGGCCGGGATCCCGGTAGGCCAAATCCTCATCGGCGGCGCGGATGCCACTGCGGACGGCATGCAGGCGATGCAGGACAAGCGCCTCGCCGTGACGATCTACCAGGACGCCGGCACCCAGAGCCGTCGCGCGATCGACGACGCTCTGGGACTGATCCGGCGCGAGCCGGTTCCGCAATACGACTGGGTGCCGTCCGAACTCGTCACGGACCGCATGTCGACCACCCATTTCTCGCGCTAG
- a CDS encoding methyl-accepting chemotaxis protein, which translates to MVSFPILRDDHYDLGFRTFVIGFTASLLCIPFAFGCVSAFQFGTIDSSSRSLVREIEVVRLLGTMKQLTQELRALDHLAHAASTDRARRDEAARTAQVRDAFTRAWSAYAPTVRTADERKRAQGLWEAWQHFLTAEAEAAALDRAGERDLAETVLMTVSQADAAAFTQTADAVLSDHEAGITALIDAVEAAGTTYRLALAIGSWGAALAALGLMRLALRRVAHPMTALASALQRLADNDLTVSIPSTSRPAELGVMAAATRAVQETLRHAGRRDAEAARLQSQGEKRRIVVEEATVRVESAIAGIVETVSSSAAALRGTADGVGRSICETARRSTMMNALLAQTRSSVRRVADSAGALGAAVGEVGAQAEAAATLAETAAAEAEQSTARVRALSGVADRIGDGVRLLAKVTAQTDLLALNATIEAARAGDAGRGFAVVASEVKALAAQTKDATDTIGQHVAEIRGSTAEAVLAIAGVAARIEGMSRAARAIVDAVARQGAAAREIAQSIAAAADGTDQLDTDSAGVADTPETVDPAATAVLTAAESLTQDAARLGDEIAGILESLRAA; encoded by the coding sequence ATGGTGTCTTTCCCTATTCTGCGCGATGATCACTATGATTTGGGTTTCAGGACCTTCGTGATCGGCTTCACGGCCTCGTTGTTGTGTATTCCCTTCGCATTCGGTTGCGTTTCGGCATTTCAATTTGGCACCATCGACTCCTCCAGTCGGTCTCTGGTCAGAGAGATCGAAGTTGTCAGGCTTCTCGGCACCATGAAGCAGCTGACTCAGGAACTTCGCGCGCTCGACCATCTGGCGCACGCCGCATCGACCGATCGGGCGCGCCGCGACGAGGCCGCCCGGACTGCGCAGGTGCGCGACGCATTCACACGGGCCTGGAGCGCCTATGCGCCGACCGTCCGGACGGCGGATGAGCGGAAGCGGGCGCAAGGTCTGTGGGAAGCCTGGCAGCACTTCCTGACCGCGGAGGCCGAAGCAGCCGCCCTCGACCGAGCCGGGGAGCGCGATCTCGCCGAGACGGTCCTGATGACAGTGTCGCAGGCCGACGCGGCGGCCTTCACGCAGACGGCCGACGCGGTGCTGAGCGACCACGAGGCAGGGATCACGGCGCTGATCGATGCTGTCGAGGCCGCCGGCACGACCTATCGTCTGGCGCTCGCGATCGGCTCGTGGGGCGCCGCCCTCGCTGCCCTGGGGCTGATGCGTCTCGCCCTGCGCCGCGTCGCGCACCCGATGACCGCGCTGGCCTCAGCCCTGCAGCGACTGGCCGACAACGACCTCACGGTTTCGATCCCTTCGACGTCGCGTCCCGCCGAACTCGGCGTCATGGCGGCCGCGACGAGAGCCGTTCAGGAGACCTTGCGGCACGCGGGGCGGCGCGACGCGGAGGCTGCTCGGTTGCAAAGTCAGGGCGAGAAGCGCCGCATCGTGGTCGAAGAAGCGACCGTGCGGGTCGAAAGCGCGATCGCCGGCATCGTCGAGACCGTGAGTTCCAGCGCCGCGGCGCTGCGCGGCACCGCCGACGGCGTCGGCCGTTCGATCTGCGAGACGGCACGTCGATCGACGATGATGAACGCCCTGCTCGCGCAGACGCGATCGAGCGTCCGGCGGGTCGCCGACTCCGCCGGCGCGCTCGGCGCGGCGGTCGGCGAGGTCGGCGCGCAGGCGGAGGCCGCCGCAACCCTGGCCGAGACAGCCGCGGCGGAGGCGGAGCAGTCGACCGCCCGTGTGCGGGCGCTCAGCGGCGTCGCGGACCGGATCGGCGACGGAGTCCGCCTCCTCGCGAAGGTAACCGCTCAGACGGATCTTCTAGCGCTCAATGCCACGATCGAGGCCGCGCGGGCCGGCGACGCGGGCCGCGGCTTCGCCGTGGTCGCTTCCGAAGTGAAGGCCCTGGCCGCGCAGACCAAGGACGCCACCGACACCATCGGCCAGCACGTGGCCGAGATCCGCGGCTCCACCGCGGAGGCGGTATTGGCGATCGCGGGCGTCGCGGCGCGGATCGAGGGCATGAGCCGCGCGGCGCGTGCCATCGTGGATGCCGTGGCGCGGCAGGGCGCGGCCGCGCGGGAGATCGCGCAGAGCATCGCGGCGGCGGCCGACGGCACCGACCAGTTGGACACCGACAGCGCGGGCGTCGCCGACACGCCGGAGACGGTCGATCCGGCCGCGACCGCCGTGCTCACCGCGGCGGAGAGCCTGACGCAGGACGCCGCGCGTCTCGGCGACGAGATCGCCGGCATCTTGGAGAGCCTTCGTGCGGCCTGA
- a CDS encoding HWE histidine kinase domain-containing protein, with translation MAEPEATDARLAQLEADNARLRRLLDETGTPDGLRHGLRDTLAMLRAVLRLSAETAETVDGYATHLEGRLDAIARVRVAADTFGEVSLHTLISDELMVHLIREGEHATLEGPSVRLRPKAAQLMALAVHELCSNAVEHGAFGLSKGGVDVTWAVAGDGTSAPGDLTLVWKETGGTGVTPPSRRGFGMQVLTEMLSYELRATVALAFVPDGLRCTVDCPLIPRIGRLVEDERADEGAEPP, from the coding sequence ATGGCAGAGCCTGAAGCAACGGACGCGCGCCTCGCACAGCTCGAAGCGGACAACGCCCGTCTGCGCCGCCTCCTGGACGAGACCGGGACACCGGACGGTCTGCGTCACGGCCTGCGCGACACGTTGGCGATGCTGCGGGCCGTCCTGCGACTCTCCGCCGAGACCGCGGAGACCGTCGACGGCTACGCGACGCACCTCGAAGGTCGGCTCGATGCTATCGCGCGCGTGCGGGTCGCGGCCGACACCTTCGGCGAGGTCAGCCTGCACACGCTGATCTCCGACGAGTTGATGGTCCACCTGATCCGCGAAGGCGAGCACGCGACGCTGGAAGGACCGTCTGTGCGCCTCAGGCCCAAGGCCGCGCAGCTGATGGCCCTGGCGGTCCACGAACTCTGCAGCAACGCGGTCGAGCACGGCGCCTTCGGTCTCTCGAAGGGCGGTGTCGACGTTACCTGGGCGGTCGCGGGGGACGGGACGAGCGCGCCCGGTGACTTGACGCTCGTCTGGAAGGAAACGGGCGGCACGGGCGTCACGCCGCCGAGCCGGCGCGGCTTCGGCATGCAGGTGCTCACCGAGATGTTGAGCTACGAGCTGCGCGCGACCGTCGCGCTCGCTTTCGTGCCCGACGGGTTGCGCTGCACGGTCGACTGCCCGCTGATCCCGCGGATCGGGCGCTTGGTCGAGGACGAGCGCGCGGACGAAGGCGCCGAACCGCCCTGA
- a CDS encoding methyl-accepting chemotaxis protein, with product MFEGAKVRRDQAAKLAALSRSLATIEFALDGTILDANPNFLATVGYTLEEIRGRHHSLFVPPSELGSDAYREFWDSLRRGTFASAEYKRLAKGGREVWIQASYNPVLDASGKPVKIVKFATDITDQKLRALDLEGQISALHRSQAVIAFSLDGTILTANANFLDAVGYRLDEIVGRHHSLFVGEAERVGEEYRMFWAALARGEFQSGAFRRTGKGGREIWIQATYNPITDADGRPVRVVKFATDITAQVHERQQRAAAQRAIGAELDAIGDAVANVTRQADAAVARVGRVSGDIRSVATGAEQLSASVDEISQQVSHAAETAGQAVEQAQRTGRIVTGLSDQAAQIGEVLGLISGIAAQTNLLALNATIEAARAGEAGRGFAVVASEVKILAAQTGRATDQIRHQIASTQAATREAVDAIDAIQGTIRTLNAVSSTIAAAVEEQSAVMREMSGSMQTAAEDVSAISGGMTTIAQASGRADRAARQVRETARAFG from the coding sequence ATGTTCGAGGGCGCGAAGGTTCGGAGAGATCAGGCTGCCAAGCTCGCGGCCCTCAGCCGGTCCCTGGCCACGATCGAATTCGCGTTGGACGGCACGATCCTCGACGCGAACCCGAATTTCCTGGCGACGGTGGGCTACACGCTCGAGGAGATCCGTGGCCGGCATCACAGCCTCTTCGTTCCGCCGTCCGAGCTGGGGAGCGACGCCTATCGGGAGTTCTGGGACAGCCTGCGACGCGGCACCTTCGCCAGTGCCGAGTACAAGCGGCTCGCCAAGGGTGGACGGGAGGTCTGGATCCAGGCCTCCTACAACCCGGTGCTCGACGCCAGCGGCAAGCCAGTGAAGATCGTCAAGTTCGCCACGGACATCACTGACCAGAAGCTCCGCGCCCTCGATCTCGAAGGGCAGATCAGCGCGCTGCACCGCTCGCAAGCGGTGATCGCCTTCTCGCTAGACGGCACGATCCTGACCGCCAACGCCAATTTCCTCGATGCCGTGGGCTATCGGCTCGACGAGATCGTCGGTCGGCATCACAGCCTGTTCGTCGGCGAGGCGGAGCGCGTCGGCGAGGAGTACCGGATGTTCTGGGCCGCACTCGCGCGAGGGGAGTTCCAGTCCGGCGCGTTCAGGCGCACCGGCAAAGGCGGTCGCGAGATCTGGATCCAGGCGACCTACAACCCGATCACGGACGCGGATGGACGGCCCGTCCGGGTCGTCAAGTTCGCCACAGACATCACCGCCCAGGTCCACGAACGGCAGCAGCGCGCCGCCGCGCAGCGCGCCATCGGCGCGGAGCTGGACGCCATCGGCGACGCCGTGGCGAACGTGACCCGGCAAGCCGACGCGGCGGTCGCGCGCGTGGGCCGCGTGTCCGGCGACATCCGGTCGGTGGCCACCGGCGCTGAGCAACTGTCGGCCTCGGTGGACGAGATCAGCCAGCAAGTGAGCCACGCCGCCGAGACGGCCGGGCAAGCCGTGGAGCAGGCGCAGCGCACCGGCCGGATCGTGACGGGCCTCAGCGACCAGGCCGCCCAGATCGGCGAGGTTCTGGGCCTCATCTCCGGCATCGCCGCGCAGACGAACCTGCTCGCGCTCAACGCCACCATCGAGGCGGCCCGCGCCGGCGAGGCCGGTCGCGGCTTCGCGGTGGTGGCGTCGGAGGTGAAGATTCTGGCGGCGCAGACCGGCCGCGCGACGGATCAGATCCGCCACCAGATCGCCTCGACGCAGGCGGCGACCCGCGAAGCCGTCGACGCCATCGACGCGATCCAGGGCACGATCCGGACATTGAACGCGGTCTCGTCGACCATCGCGGCGGCGGTAGAGGAGCAATCCGCGGTGATGCGCGAGATGTCGGGCAGCATGCAGACCGCTGCGGAGGACGTCTCGGCGATTTCCGGCGGGATGACCACGATCGCGCAGGCGAGCGGCCGGGCGGACCGAGCGGCGCGGCAGGTCCGGGAGACCGCCCGGGCCTTCGGGTGA
- the pucL gene encoding factor-independent urate hydroxylase, with product MALTASRYGKERVRVLRLARDGDHHTPREVTLSVMLTGRFEAAWTGGDNRASIATDSIRNIVNVTAARNLALDAEGFVVAVARVLLETYPQVETVAIEAEEVRWLRHAIADAPHGHTFTRDGNGAGFAGLTADRSGSTLRSGLRGYTFMKTTQSGWTGFVADQYRTLPDTTDRIAATSMDATWTWASAPQDHGAANARILATLLTVFGTTYSRGIQDSMYRMGEAALAAVPELAEIGFVMPNKHYLPIDLAPFGLDNPGTVFLPTDEPYGRIEATIGRTG from the coding sequence ATGGCCCTGACGGCATCGCGGTACGGCAAGGAACGGGTCCGGGTGCTGCGCCTCGCCCGTGACGGCGACCACCACACGCCGCGCGAAGTGACCCTGTCGGTCATGCTGACCGGGCGCTTCGAGGCCGCCTGGACCGGGGGTGACAACCGCGCTTCCATCGCCACCGACAGCATCCGGAACATCGTCAACGTCACGGCAGCGCGGAACCTCGCGCTCGACGCCGAGGGATTCGTCGTCGCGGTCGCGCGGGTGCTGCTCGAGACCTATCCCCAGGTCGAGACGGTGGCGATCGAGGCGGAGGAGGTCCGCTGGCTGCGGCACGCGATCGCCGACGCGCCGCACGGCCATACCTTCACGCGAGACGGGAACGGCGCCGGCTTCGCGGGTCTCACCGCCGATCGGAGCGGCTCGACCCTGCGCTCCGGTCTGCGCGGGTACACCTTCATGAAGACCACGCAGTCGGGCTGGACGGGCTTCGTGGCGGACCAGTACCGGACCCTGCCAGATACGACCGACCGCATCGCCGCCACCAGCATGGACGCGACCTGGACCTGGGCCTCGGCCCCGCAGGATCACGGCGCGGCCAATGCCCGGATCCTCGCGACGCTGCTGACCGTGTTCGGCACCACCTACAGCCGCGGGATCCAGGACAGCATGTACCGGATGGGCGAGGCGGCCCTGGCCGCCGTCCCGGAACTGGCCGAGATCGGCTTCGTCATGCCCAACAAGCACTACCTGCCGATCGACCTCGCGCCGTTCGGCCTCGACAACCCGGGCACGGTCTTCCTGCCGACCGACGAGCCCTACGGCCGCATCGAGGCGACGATCGGCCGGACGGGCTGA
- a CDS encoding FAD binding domain-containing protein, which translates to MDLHTIETVVRPKKRSELPNWADGDACLGGGTWLFSQPQVGTRRLVDLAALEWTPHAIDAHGLTLAATCTIAQLDRLELPSGWNAAPLVGQCCRALLGSFKIWNVATVGGNICLALPAGPMIALATALDATCTIWSRDGAERTVSILDFVLAPQRNALAPGEILRSLSMPAAALARRTAFRRVSLSPNGRSGALLIGTRGADGAFALTVTASVKRPLRLAFEGLPGRAELVRALDDAVPEALYHDDVHGRPDWRRHMTRHFAEEIRGSLDAAPSPGAAS; encoded by the coding sequence ATGGACCTCCACACGATCGAGACCGTCGTCCGGCCGAAGAAACGTTCCGAGCTCCCCAACTGGGCGGACGGCGATGCCTGCTTGGGAGGCGGGACGTGGCTGTTCTCCCAGCCGCAGGTCGGGACGCGGCGCCTCGTCGACCTCGCGGCCCTGGAATGGACTCCGCACGCGATCGACGCGCACGGCCTCACCCTCGCGGCGACCTGCACCATCGCGCAGCTCGACCGGCTCGAGCTGCCGTCGGGCTGGAACGCGGCGCCGCTTGTCGGCCAGTGCTGCCGCGCCCTGCTCGGCTCCTTCAAAATCTGGAACGTGGCCACGGTCGGCGGGAATATCTGCCTCGCCCTCCCGGCCGGCCCGATGATCGCCCTCGCGACGGCCCTGGACGCCACCTGCACGATCTGGTCCCGGGACGGAGCTGAGCGCACCGTCTCCATCCTCGACTTCGTCCTCGCGCCGCAGCGGAACGCGCTCGCGCCGGGGGAGATCCTGCGGAGCCTGTCGATGCCGGCCGCCGCGCTCGCGCGGCGCACGGCTTTCCGCCGCGTCAGCCTCAGCCCGAACGGCCGCTCCGGCGCGCTGCTGATCGGGACGCGCGGCGCGGACGGCGCGTTCGCGCTCACGGTCACGGCCTCGGTCAAGCGGCCGCTCCGCCTCGCCTTCGAGGGGCTTCCGGGTCGGGCCGAGCTGGTGCGGGCGCTCGACGACGCGGTCCCGGAGGCCCTCTACCATGACGATGTTCACGGGCGGCCCGACTGGCGCCGCCACATGACCCGTCACTTCGCCGAGGAGATCCGCGGGTCGCTCGACGCGGCGCCGTCGCCGGGAGCCGCGTCATGA
- a CDS encoding molybdopterin-dependent oxidoreductase, with the protein MKLTINGAAHEGAPRAGQCLRTYLREAGWFGVKKGCDAGDCGACTIHLDGEPVHSCLMPAFRAEGRSVTTIEGLAGPCRADAAEPTALHPMQEAFLAAQGFQCGFCTPGMIMTAASLNQGQKQDLGTALKGNLCRCTGYRAVREAIVGGTHPVESGACGDPVGRNLAAPAAPLVVSGRARFTMDLPLGDTLHLKVLRSPHAHARIVAVDASAARAVPGVVAVLTHADAPPRRFSTARHEDPRDDASDTRVLDPILRFVGQRVAAVVAETEAAAEAGCRALRVTYEVRPALLDPERALEADAPRIHDPRDCPGEDAPPLGRHPNLAGEVHGAVGDVDGGFAEADFVYAGTFRSQRVQHAAMETHGCIGWRAEDGRLTLRTSTQVPFLTRDALADLFGLEKDAVRVVCARVGGGFGGKQEMLTEDLVALAVLHTGRPVRWELTREEQFVGTTTRHPMRVDVKVGARRDGTLTALSLDVLSETGAYGNHAGGVIHHACHEVLAAYVCPNKQVSGRAVYTHTVPAGAFRGYGLSQTIFALESALDEVARGVGLDPFALRRRNAVKPGDAMVSNSLEPHDVIFGSYGLDQCLTLVEEALRADPGPDPEAGWRAGTGMAMAMIDTIPPRGHHADARVSLDADGHFTVRVGTAEFGNGTSTVHRQIAASALGAAPERVRIAGADTDIVGHDTGAYGSTGTVVAGLATLRAAEALAVRICARAAEIAGAPPASCRLNGEQVETPAGPVTLAALGPLDATGRADGSPRSVAFNVHAFRVAVDPVSGAVRILRSVHAADAGRVINPMQCRGQVEGGIAQALGAALYEDVRIAADGSLVTQTFRDYHIPACADVPDTEVLFADTHDSVGPLGAKSMSESPFNPVAAALGNAIRDATGARLTATPFAPDRIYRAVAAGRAGLP; encoded by the coding sequence ATGAAGCTCACGATCAACGGTGCCGCGCACGAGGGTGCGCCGCGGGCGGGGCAATGCCTCAGGACCTACCTGCGCGAGGCCGGATGGTTCGGCGTGAAGAAAGGCTGCGACGCCGGCGATTGCGGCGCCTGCACGATCCATCTGGACGGCGAGCCCGTGCACAGCTGCCTGATGCCGGCCTTCCGCGCCGAGGGGCGGAGCGTGACCACCATCGAGGGGTTGGCCGGTCCCTGCCGTGCCGACGCGGCCGAGCCGACGGCGCTCCACCCGATGCAGGAGGCGTTCCTGGCGGCCCAGGGCTTCCAGTGCGGCTTCTGCACGCCCGGCATGATCATGACGGCCGCGAGCCTCAACCAGGGCCAGAAGCAGGATCTCGGCACCGCCCTGAAGGGCAATCTCTGCCGCTGCACCGGCTACCGGGCCGTGCGCGAGGCCATCGTGGGCGGCACGCATCCGGTCGAGAGCGGGGCGTGCGGCGATCCCGTGGGCCGCAACCTCGCGGCGCCGGCCGCGCCGCTGGTGGTGTCCGGGCGCGCCCGATTCACGATGGACCTGCCGCTCGGCGACACGCTCCATCTCAAGGTGCTGCGCTCGCCGCACGCCCATGCCCGGATCGTCGCGGTCGACGCGTCGGCGGCCCGCGCCGTGCCGGGCGTGGTCGCCGTGCTGACCCACGCCGACGCACCGCCGCGCCGGTTCTCGACCGCCCGCCACGAGGATCCGCGGGACGACGCCTCCGACACGCGGGTGCTCGACCCGATCCTGCGGTTCGTCGGCCAGCGCGTCGCCGCCGTTGTGGCGGAGACGGAGGCGGCCGCGGAGGCCGGATGTCGCGCCCTGCGAGTGACCTACGAGGTCCGACCGGCGCTCCTCGATCCGGAGCGCGCCCTCGAGGCCGACGCGCCCCGGATTCACGACCCCCGCGACTGCCCGGGCGAGGACGCACCGCCCCTCGGGCGCCATCCCAACCTCGCCGGAGAGGTGCACGGCGCCGTCGGCGACGTGGACGGGGGCTTCGCCGAGGCGGACTTCGTCTACGCGGGGACGTTCCGGTCGCAGCGCGTCCAGCACGCTGCCATGGAGACCCACGGCTGCATCGGCTGGCGCGCCGAGGACGGCCGCCTGACGCTGCGCACCAGCACCCAGGTGCCGTTCCTGACCCGGGACGCGCTGGCGGACCTGTTCGGCTTGGAGAAGGACGCGGTGCGCGTCGTCTGCGCCCGGGTCGGGGGCGGCTTCGGCGGCAAGCAGGAGATGCTGACCGAGGACCTCGTCGCCCTGGCGGTCCTGCACACCGGGCGGCCCGTGCGCTGGGAGCTGACCCGCGAGGAGCAGTTCGTCGGGACGACGACGCGCCACCCGATGCGGGTGGACGTGAAAGTCGGCGCCCGCCGGGACGGCACCCTCACGGCGCTCAGCCTCGATGTCCTGTCCGAGACCGGCGCCTACGGGAATCACGCGGGCGGCGTGATCCACCACGCCTGCCACGAGGTGCTGGCCGCCTATGTCTGCCCGAACAAGCAGGTGAGCGGCCGCGCCGTCTACACCCACACGGTGCCGGCGGGGGCCTTCCGGGGCTACGGGCTGAGCCAGACGATCTTCGCGCTCGAATCCGCCCTGGATGAGGTCGCCCGCGGAGTCGGCCTCGACCCCTTCGCCCTGCGACGGCGCAACGCCGTCAAGCCGGGCGACGCCATGGTGTCGAACAGCCTGGAACCGCACGACGTGATCTTCGGCAGTTACGGGCTCGACCAGTGCCTGACCCTGGTCGAGGAGGCGCTGCGGGCCGATCCGGGGCCCGATCCGGAGGCCGGCTGGCGCGCCGGGACCGGCATGGCCATGGCGATGATCGACACGATCCCGCCGCGCGGCCACCACGCCGACGCGCGGGTCAGCCTGGACGCCGACGGGCACTTCACGGTGCGCGTGGGGACGGCGGAGTTCGGCAACGGCACCAGCACGGTACATCGGCAGATCGCCGCATCGGCGCTCGGCGCCGCGCCGGAGCGTGTCCGCATCGCGGGCGCGGACACGGATATCGTCGGACACGACACGGGCGCCTACGGGAGCACCGGCACCGTGGTGGCGGGGCTGGCGACCCTGCGCGCGGCCGAGGCGCTCGCGGTGCGAATTTGCGCGCGGGCGGCGGAGATCGCGGGCGCGCCCCCGGCTTCGTGCCGCCTGAACGGGGAGCAGGTCGAGACGCCGGCGGGGCCGGTGACGCTGGCGGCGCTCGGTCCCCTCGACGCGACCGGCCGGGCCGACGGCAGCCCGCGCTCGGTGGCGTTCAACGTCCACGCCTTCCGTGTGGCGGTCGACCCGGTCAGCGGCGCGGTGCGGATTCTCAGGAGCGTCCACGCCGCCGATGCCGGGCGGGTGATCAACCCGATGCAGTGCCGCGGTCAGGTCGAGGGCGGCATCGCGCAGGCGCTCGGCGCAGCGCTCTACGAGGACGTCCGCATCGCCGCGGACGGGAGCCTCGTCACGCAGACGTTCCGCGACTATCACATCCCCGCCTGCGCCGACGTGCCCGACACCGAGGTCCTGTTCGCCGACACCCACGACAGCGTCGGCCCCCTCGGGGCCAAGTCCATGAGCGAGTCGCCGTTCAACCCGGTGGCGGCGGCGCTCGGCAACGCCATCCGGGACGCGACCGGGGCCCGCCTGACCGCGACTCCCTTCGCGCCCGACAGGATCTACCGGGCCGTGGCGGCCGGCCGGGCCGGGCTCCCGTGA
- a CDS encoding NCS2 family permease, with translation MDRARDTMPTAKPGFLERTFRLAEHGTSVRTELLAGLTTFLTMAYIVFINPSILGDAGMSRGAVFVATCLVAALGSLIMALYANYPIALAPGMGLNAYFTYVVVQQLGYSWQAALGAVFISGVCFLIVTLTGLRALIVDGIPRSMRIAITVGIGLFLAIIALKNAGLVAASPATFVTLGDLHKPEAILAVIGFLIVAVLSARKVRAALLSSILTVTALSFIFAGNTFQGIVSLPPSIAPTLFALDIPGALSAGLLNVILVLFLVELFDATGTLMGVANRAGLLTDGRMRRLDRALMADSVSVFAGSLLGTSSTTAYLESASGVEEGGRTGLTAATVAVLFLACLFFAPLAGAVPAYATAPALFYVACLMLRELTELDWDDLTEVVPACVTALLMPFTYSIATGVSCGFITYAALKLFAGRAREVKPIVWVIAAVFLFKFVETGGAH, from the coding sequence ATGGATCGCGCGCGGGACACGATGCCGACGGCGAAGCCGGGTTTCCTGGAGCGGACCTTCCGCCTCGCCGAGCACGGCACCAGCGTGCGCACGGAGCTGCTGGCGGGGCTGACCACCTTCCTGACGATGGCCTACATCGTCTTCATCAATCCGAGCATCCTGGGGGATGCCGGCATGTCGCGCGGCGCGGTGTTCGTGGCGACCTGCCTCGTCGCGGCGCTCGGCTCGCTGATCATGGCGCTCTACGCCAATTACCCGATCGCCCTAGCGCCCGGGATGGGGCTCAACGCGTACTTCACCTACGTGGTGGTCCAGCAGCTTGGCTACAGCTGGCAGGCGGCCCTCGGCGCTGTGTTCATCTCGGGCGTGTGCTTCCTGATCGTGACGCTGACGGGCCTGCGCGCGCTCATCGTCGACGGGATCCCGCGATCCATGCGCATCGCCATCACGGTGGGGATCGGCCTGTTCCTGGCGATCATCGCGCTCAAGAACGCCGGCCTCGTCGCGGCGAGCCCGGCGACCTTCGTCACGCTCGGCGACCTGCACAAGCCCGAGGCGATCCTGGCGGTGATCGGCTTCCTGATCGTGGCGGTCCTCTCCGCCCGGAAGGTCCGGGCGGCGCTGCTCTCCAGCATCCTCACCGTCACGGCATTGAGCTTCATCTTCGCCGGCAACACCTTTCAGGGCATCGTCTCCCTTCCGCCCTCGATCGCCCCGACGCTGTTCGCCCTCGACATTCCGGGCGCCCTCTCCGCGGGCCTGCTCAACGTGATCTTGGTCCTGTTCCTGGTGGAGCTGTTCGACGCCACCGGCACGCTGATGGGCGTGGCGAACCGGGCCGGGCTACTGACCGACGGGCGGATGCGCCGCCTCGACCGGGCCCTGATGGCCGATTCCGTCTCGGTCTTCGCGGGCTCGCTCCTCGGCACGTCGAGCACCACGGCGTATCTGGAGAGCGCCTCCGGCGTCGAGGAGGGCGGCCGCACCGGGCTCACGGCCGCCACCGTGGCGGTACTGTTCCTCGCCTGTCTGTTCTTCGCGCCCCTGGCGGGCGCGGTGCCTGCCTACGCCACGGCGCCGGCCTTGTTCTACGTCGCCTGCCTGATGCTGCGCGAGCTGACGGAGCTCGACTGGGACGACCTCACCGAAGTCGTGCCGGCCTGCGTCACAGCCCTGCTGATGCCCTTCACCTACTCGATCGCCACCGGCGTCTCGTGCGGCTTCATCACCTACGCCGCGCTCAAGCTGTTCGCGGGCCGCGCCCGGGAGGTGAAGCCGATCGTCTGGGTGATCGCCGCGGTCTTCCTGTTCAAGTTCGTGGAGACCGGCGGCGCGCATTGA